The Lysinibacillus timonensis nucleotide sequence TACAACAAAGTGACAACTTAATCGTAACAAAAGGTTGTTACTTATGTCAAACTTGCCATCTCTTAATCTAGTAAATAACGATTGCAAAAAAGTAGGAAAAAAAGCCCGCAGGTACCTGTAAATAGGTGCCCTGCAGACTTTCTAAATTGGATATAAAAATTTTTCTACTCTTTCTAAACATTCATCATTTCCAATAAAGTAAATGATGTCGTTATTTTCAATTGTTGCATATGGTCCTGGCGATAAGATTAAATCATTCCCTCTTCTAATCCCGACAATTGTTGCCATCGTATTTTGCCAAAAATTGATGTCTCCAATTGACTTGGAGACATATGGAGATGACCCTGCTACTTCAACTTGAAAGGGCACAAATGGATTTATGTAGCGAAAACTCTCCGTTCTACTAACAAGTCTCTCTGTTGTTTCTTGTAAAAATAAAAGCTCATCTTTCTGTCTTTTTATACTTTCAAGCATTTCTAATTGTATTTGTTGTATTGACTGAACATCTAAAAATTGATGCACAAATTGTGCAGCCTTTTCAGATGATTTAATGACAACACCGCTCCCCTTTGTCGCCTCAACAATCTCCAGATCTTGGAGAACAGCTATTGCTCTTCTTGCTGTTTCTGAAGAGACACTATATTGGCTGGCTAATGATGACCTTGCATATATTTTTTCACCAATTAAATATTTCTTTTCCACTATTTTAGATGCAATATCAGCAGCTATTTTCACATACTTTGGCTGTTTCACTTGTACCTTTTTATTATCCATTTTCATAGACCTCACAGTAGTTCTTCATTAGACTATTTAACTTATTATGCCCTTATCTTAATTCAGATAATGTAAAGATTCTATCATAAAATCAAGTTGCGATGTTTTTGTAAAAAAGTTTTAACTACCTATTGACCTTTACGTTGCGTAAACCTTTAAGATTATTGTGAAAGGAGGGTTTTATTTATGAAATACAGTATTAGCGAACTTGCAAAGTTAGCCAATATAAGCACTCGAACCTTACGATATTACGATGAAATCAATTTACTAAAACCTGCTAGAGTAAACAGTTCCGGTTATAGAATTTACGGCCAAAATGAAGTGGATCGTCTACAACAGATTTTGTTTTTTAGAGAACTAGATGTTGATTTAGAAACTATATCAACGATGATGGATGACCCTAACTTCGACCAATCAAAAGCACTCCAGACACATTTACGTGAACTTGTACGCAAAAGATCTAGACTGGATCAATTGATCCTTACGATTGAAAAGACAATTGCTCATAAAAAAGGAGAGATAGAAATGACAAACAATGAGAAATTTGAAGCTTTTAAAGATAAATTAATTCAAGAAAATGAAGAAAATTTTGGTGAAGAAATTCGCGAAAAGTATAGTGAAGATGTTATTGAAAATTCAAATGAGATGTTTAAAAATTTGTCTCAAGAACAATATAATGCAATGGTGAAATTAGGAGAAGATATTCTCAGTCTTCTCCCGAAGGCAGTTGGAACTGGCGATCCTGGCTCAACTATAGCGCAAGAGATTGCATCAAAACACAAACAATGGCTTACATTTACTTGGTCTACCTACTCGAAAGACGCTCACGTAGGTCTAGCTGAAATGTATGTCGCAGATGAACGTTTTAAAGCGTACTATGATAAGGCTACAGAGGGTGGTGCAGAATTTTTAAGAGATGCTATTAAAATCTATACACAAAAAAATTAATGCTTAGAAAAAGCTGGGACAAAGCTAATAAATCCTTGAATTAAGAACGAACTTGATACTGAAAACGCCGGAACTCTAATATTAGGTGCAAAAAAGGGGTAAGAGGACACTTCTTGATAAATTTAAGTTACCATTACAGATATCATTAGAAAGAAGTGTCCTTAGCTTTGTCTCAGCCTCTTTTCATATTATGTTATCAATTTTCCATAAATTAACCCTAAAAAAGCTTCGAATGATTTTTTATATATTGGCAAACATAAGAGGGAATTAAACGAGCATTCTATGTAAACAACATCATTTCATGCCTAAAAAAGGAGAAAATCTCAACAATGCAAAAACATGAAAACAAACTGATGAAAACACATTATGAGTACGACAATCAAGTTTACATAGTCTTAAACAAATGTCCCCATTGCAACTTGGATATTCACCCAAGCCTTGAAAATACGTATTTCTTTGAAAATAATACGTATAAAGTTAAGGCCCTTTCTTTATCATGCCCATCTTGCAAAAGAGACTATTTTGTTTTAAACGATTTCCGAGAAGAAGCTTTAGGCAATGAAAAGTTTATTACTTCTATTCCTAGATATGGGTATCACGAGAATATGCTTGTTAAAAACACCTCTCAAAAGTTCCAAAATTTGTACATGCAATCCATAAACTCAGAACTATTAGAGCATTATGATATTGCTTACTTTGGTTATATTAAATCACTCGAAATTTTAATTAAAGAAATCGCTATTTTAGAACACCCTGAATCTGAGGACGACATACTCTTTTGTAATATCATCTCGTGTTTAGAACAGTACCACGCAACAAACATGCATTTGTTTTCAAAGAAATTATTAGAAGTAATAAAAAGTGATTATTTGTACTTTTATAAAACGGAGGATTTCCATACATCTACCGACCTTATAAAAGATTGTATAAATTACTTTTTACTTTACCTTGAAATGCTCCTAAAAACACTTTCGTTAAATAGCCAACCTAAAACAGATACGCAAAATAAATAAGGGGTTTACGAAAGACTTTGGGTCTATCGTAAACACCTTTTAATGTTGTAACCCCCAAAAAAACTCCTCCTTTATTCTTCGTCACTCTGGTTTCAACCTGAAAATTCAGTTACTTCAAAATGAAGTCTGGTACTGAGTTAACTGTATTACGTATTTGCTTCCTCGAGAGTTTACTAGTCTCCATTTTTGCATATTTCAACTACCGAAGGGAAAACTGAATACAAAGTAAAGGGGGACTATTATATGCCGAAAATTGTTTCTGTCAGTACATATGAACCACCACATTCAATGAAACAAACGAATATTGAACAGTTAACCCGCGAACTGTTTCAAGATAAATTCCAACAATTCGATCGTCTATTAAAAGTTTTTGAAAATGGTGACATAGAATATCGCCAATTTTGCGTTCCACCAGAATGGTATAAGGAAGACCATACTTTCGAGGAACGGAACAACTTGTATATTCAATATGCATCTGAATTTTCAGTTGAAGTAATTAAAAAGTGTCTGAACAACGCAGAATTTCTAAGTTCTCCAATTTCTTCAGAAGACATAGATGCAATTATATTTGTAAGTAGTTCAGGGATTTCAACACCAAGTATTGATGCTCGCGTGATGAATCAAATGAATTTTTCAGATCGAATAAAACGTATACCCATTTGGGGGTTAGGTTGTGTAGGTGGGGCTTCAGGAATTAGTAGAGCTTATGACTACTGTACGGCACATCCTGGTGAAAAAGTGTTAGTTGTTTGTGTTGAATTATGTAGTCTTACATTCCAAAAAAATGATTATTCAAAGAGCAATCTAGTTGGTGCTTCTCTCTTCGCAGACGGTGTGGCA carries:
- a CDS encoding TrkA C-terminal domain-containing protein translates to MDNKKVQVKQPKYVKIAADIASKIVEKKYLIGEKIYARSSLASQYSVSSETARRAIAVLQDLEIVEATKGSGVVIKSSEKAAQFVHQFLDVQSIQQIQLEMLESIKRQKDELLFLQETTERLVSRTESFRYINPFVPFQVEVAGSSPYVSKSIGDINFWQNTMATIVGIRRGNDLILSPGPYATIENNDIIYFIGNDECLERVEKFLYPI
- a CDS encoding MerR family transcriptional regulator; this translates as MKYSISELAKLANISTRTLRYYDEINLLKPARVNSSGYRIYGQNEVDRLQQILFFRELDVDLETISTMMDDPNFDQSKALQTHLRELVRKRSRLDQLILTIEKTIAHKKGEIEMTNNEKFEAFKDKLIQENEENFGEEIREKYSEDVIENSNEMFKNLSQEQYNAMVKLGEDILSLLPKAVGTGDPGSTIAQEIASKHKQWLTFTWSTYSKDAHVGLAEMYVADERFKAYYDKATEGGAEFLRDAIKIYTQKN
- a CDS encoding type III polyketide synthase: MPKIVSVSTYEPPHSMKQTNIEQLTRELFQDKFQQFDRLLKVFENGDIEYRQFCVPPEWYKEDHTFEERNNLYIQYASEFSVEVIKKCLNNAEFLSSPISSEDIDAIIFVSSSGISTPSIDARVMNQMNFSDRIKRIPIWGLGCVGGASGISRAYDYCTAHPGEKVLVVCVELCSLTFQKNDYSKSNLVGASLFADGVACALICGDEVSISMKKPIPHILNTASKWLPNSLDVMGWDVKNDGLHVIFSKDIPSIISRWLGPFINDFLSENDVQQKDIQHFIAHPGGKKVLKAYEDALNLTEDHTTISRDVLRLHGNMSSPTVLYVLEQFMLKEVQKNDYGLMAALGPGFSGEALLLQWRD